From the genome of Natronospira bacteriovora:
CGGTTCATTCGCCCGTCCGGGCGGGCCATCTCGACCCGGTCAATGCCGCGCACGTAATCCGTCTGCTGGAGATTGGCTGCGATGGCTGCCTCGGTGGCCGTTTCGCCGCCCTGGTCACGGCGCCACTCCACAAGGGCGTGATCAATGAGGCCGGCCGCTCGTTCTCCGGCCATACGGAATTCCTGGCCGAGCGCAGCGGCGCCGCCCAGCCGGTGATGATGCTGGCCTGCCCCGGCCTGCGCGTGGCTCTCGCCACCACGCATCTGCCCCTGCGCCAGGTGGCCGATGCCATCAGCCCGAAAGGGCTTGAAAGCGTCATCCGTGTCCTGCATGCCGACTTGCGACGGCTATTTGCCATCGACAACCCCCGTATCCTGGTCTGCGGCCTGAACCCCCATGCCGGGGAAGGCGGGCATCTGGGCCATGAGGAAGGCGAGATCATTGCACCCCTGCTGGAACGTCTGCGCCGTGAAGGCATGCAGTTGAACGGCCCCCTGCCGGCAGACACTCTGTTCACCCCCAAGGTACTCGAACAGGGCGATGCGGTGCTGGCCATGTTCCATGACCAGGGCCTGCCGGTACTCAAGCACAAGGGTTTCGGCAAGGCCGTGAACCTGACCCTGGGCCTGCCCATCATCCGCACTTCGGTGGACCACGGCACCGCCCTGGATCTGGCCGGCAGCGGCAGGGCCGATGCCGGCAGCCTGCAGGCCGCCATTGGCCTCGCCGTGGAACTGGCGGAAAACCAGCCGGAAATACCGTCATGAATGAACATCGCGCTCGCAAGCGCTTCGGCCAGCACTTCCTGCACGACCGCAATATCATTGGCCGCATCGTCGATGTCATCGACCCGAAGCCGGGCGACAGACTGCTGGAAATTGGTCCTGGCCTGGGCGCCATCAGCGGGCCCCTGATGGAGCGCCACGGTGACCTGGATGTGGTCGAGATCGACCGCGACGTCATCCCCCACCTGCAGGAGAAATGCGCCGGCCTGGGGGAGCTTCGCGTGCACAACGTGGATGCGCTGAAGTTCCGTCTCGACAGCCTTGGGCCCGGTCCCTGGCGGGTAGTGGGCAACCTCCCCTACAACATCTCCACCCCGCTGATGTTCCATCTCTTCAGCCAGATCAGCGCCATCACCGACATGCACTTCATGCTGCAGAAGGAAGTGGTGGATCGACTGGTGGCCGAACCGGGCACCTCCGATTACGGCCGTCTGGGCATCATGAGCGCTCTGTACTGCGAAGCCGAACACCTCTTTGATGTCCCGCCCGGCGCCTTCAGCCCTCGCCCCAAGGTGCAGTCGAGCATCGTGCGCCTGCGTCCCCGCGCTACCCCGATCTGCCCTGCCGACCATCAGGAGGTGCTGGCCCAGCTGGTCCGCCAGGCCTTCTCCAGGCGCCGCAAGACCCTGCGCAATGCCCTCAAGGGCCTGGTGAACGCCGATACCGTGGAACAGCTTGGCATCGACCCAGGCGCCCGTCCCGAAACCCTGCCGCCCGAAGCCTTTGCGAAGCTGGCGGAACGGGTGGTCGCGGGGTGATGAGGATTGCGCCACATGTAATGGCAAAACGTCGGATTCTGGCCATTGCGCGGATGAATCCGCGCCTACAGAGGGCAATCGGTGAATTATTGTAAAGTTCCCACCGCCTCAGAATTCCTCATAGGTTTTTGCCGCCCCTACCCTCGCCTATACTGACCGCAGGATATCCGCTCACTGGGGGAAACACATGAATGTCTATCAGCACATTCTGGTAGCGACGGATCTGGCCGAAGACAGCGACCAGGTGCTGGCTCGTGCCATGCAACTGGCGGAAACCTCGCGAGCACGCCTGTCCCTGCTCCACGTGGTGGAGTACCTGCCGGTGGATCCGGCCGGGGAGGCCCTGCTGCCGCCGCCGGTGGACATGGAAGAGGAATTGATCAACAGCGCCCGTGAGCGCATCCAGGGCCTCATCCACCGTCAGCAGCTGGAACCGTCGGAAGTACTGATCGAAATCGGCCAGACCAAGGCCGAGATCAAGCGCGTGGCCGGCGAAATCGGTGCGGATCTGATCGTGCTGGGCAGCCGTGAGCGGCACGGCCTGGCACTGCTGAGGGGGGGCACCCAGCGCTCGGTGGTTCACAACGCACCCTGCGATGTGCTCGCCGTGCGCATCCAGGAACCAGCGGATGGCGAGGGCGATTGAGAAAGCGCTGATTCATTCCTCCTCTCCGCCAACGCCGAGCCACGGCATTCGGGTAGAATGGTGATTTCCGTCATTTCTCTGGCAGACTGGTTTTCCATGGACACCCCCAACAACCACAACATCCTGGTCGACGTGAGCACCCGTTTCCTGCAGAGCGAGTCTGACCCGGTTCAGGGCCGTTATGTATTTGCCTATACCATCACGCTGCGCAATGACGGGCGGATTGCCGCCAAACTGCTCAAGCGACACTGGGTCATTACCGACGCCAATGGCAAGGTGCAGGAAGTCCATGGGGACGGGGTGATCGGGGAGTACCCTTATCTGCAGCCGGGCGAGAGTTACGAATACACCAGTGG
Proteins encoded in this window:
- a CDS encoding universal stress protein, with protein sequence MNVYQHILVATDLAEDSDQVLARAMQLAETSRARLSLLHVVEYLPVDPAGEALLPPPVDMEEELINSARERIQGLIHRQQLEPSEVLIEIGQTKAEIKRVAGEIGADLIVLGSRERHGLALLRGGTQRSVVHNAPCDVLAVRIQEPADGEGD
- the rsmA gene encoding 16S rRNA (adenine(1518)-N(6)/adenine(1519)-N(6))-dimethyltransferase RsmA — protein: MNEHRARKRFGQHFLHDRNIIGRIVDVIDPKPGDRLLEIGPGLGAISGPLMERHGDLDVVEIDRDVIPHLQEKCAGLGELRVHNVDALKFRLDSLGPGPWRVVGNLPYNISTPLMFHLFSQISAITDMHFMLQKEVVDRLVAEPGTSDYGRLGIMSALYCEAEHLFDVPPGAFSPRPKVQSSIVRLRPRATPICPADHQEVLAQLVRQAFSRRRKTLRNALKGLVNADTVEQLGIDPGARPETLPPEAFAKLAERVVAG
- the pdxA gene encoding 4-hydroxythreonine-4-phosphate dehydrogenase PdxA: MPLSRPIALSCGEPAGIGPDLALSLAQQDRDYPLVLLGDRSVLAERADALGLTVQLHAWEDGDTAREAGHLSFLHIPVHSPVRAGHLDPVNAAHVIRLLEIGCDGCLGGRFAALVTAPLHKGVINEAGRSFSGHTEFLAERSGAAQPVMMLACPGLRVALATTHLPLRQVADAISPKGLESVIRVLHADLRRLFAIDNPRILVCGLNPHAGEGGHLGHEEGEIIAPLLERLRREGMQLNGPLPADTLFTPKVLEQGDAVLAMFHDQGLPVLKHKGFGKAVNLTLGLPIIRTSVDHGTALDLAGSGRADAGSLQAAIGLAVELAENQPEIPS
- the apaG gene encoding Co2+/Mg2+ efflux protein ApaG — translated: MDTPNNHNILVDVSTRFLQSESDPVQGRYVFAYTITLRNDGRIAAKLLKRHWVITDANGKVQEVHGDGVIGEYPYLQPGESYEYTSGTIIETPVGSMEGSYLMEADDGQSFDAPIAPFRLAVPGVVN